In Mustelus asterias chromosome 26 unlocalized genomic scaffold, sMusAst1.hap1.1 SUPER_26_unloc_6, whole genome shotgun sequence, the DNA window gctatgcacacagacaaGTCCAGATGGGAGCTATAACGTCCTGGAGCTCAGTAATATGTTGAAGCGCGCCACAGTCAGAGAGATCTTGCAGgctaataaaacatttaaaaagttaaaattagaGGAGTGTGCgattaaattcccagcactagGGGAAGCGGAAGATATGAAATTATttgtgtttagaacatagaacatagaacatagaaaagctacagcacaaacaggccttcggcccacaagctgcGCCGAACATGtacctacctactaggcttacctattacCCTCTATCTtataacttccatgaacttatccaaaagtctcttaaaagaccctatcgaatccgcctccaccaccacgaccggcagccgattccaagcacccaccatgcTTCACATCCAAGCAGTActggattcataatattcctTGTAGGTAatgaaggaaaatgttgccccttggaCTGGGAAGCAAAGAAACTAAGAAGGGTAGTCGAAGCACATTGGTGGCTGAAACCCTGGCGTTCATGGACGGGTTcgatatggggatatatttgtctGACACATTAACAGAATTGTTTTTTTTATGGACACATTGGTAAGAAAGTACCAATTGAGTGTTATGTGGACAATCGGTCTTAATGGGACAATGTTTACTCGACAAAAAATGTGGCGGAAAAACGATTATGAACTCATTTGCCAGCATTAAGCAAATGCTGCAAAACAAGGAATTTTCCAAACTTAACTGTGTCGGTACAGGTCTACAGGCATCCGACTGTTTTAAAGAAAGGGATGCAAGTACTGGAAAGTtattaagaatactggaggatggatgtcttaaattattttgaaaaatatatataaaatactGGTAATCTTTTAGACTGTAACTGGAATGTATTtgcattggatgtaatgtgaccaatgggaagaagatgtaagggtcagctgacccagtaaaccatagaaccaattacagagtgatgtaatagtcagatGACCAGTTGATTCATTATAAATAGGAACCTGtgtagaattgtgggaagcttgggaTGGCCCAGGGCAAGGCTCCAAGTtcggagtaatgatgtttctttattaaatcctttCATTGATTTATACGTTGGAAtaggttttgttgtattttcatatcTGCAATTTTCCTTCTGAGGAAACaagctacagcacaggattaTTTGTGTGCCAAACTTTGAGAACTGTATTTCAGCTATTAAATTTAGTTTATCCACATTCATTTGAATACATGTTAGAATCTAGATCTGTGGAGAATATTCAtcgattttcagaatgaattagCGCCGAAACCATTCGCTGTTTCCTGTTCTCAAAACAACTGGGAAATCACATCCCTGAGCACGCCTTTTCCTTCTCTTTCCCAGTACATATCTTCCACACCACTCATCAACATATGCATTATTATTCTTTACAGAAAGTCAGTGAGCTCGTGGTTAAGGGAAACCGGGTGgacagttccaaacttctcctcaATCTGGTTATGGAGAAAGACTCTCAGGCCCGAAGGATGATGTGGAAATCCTTTGTGAAAATGCACCACAGCTTACGGAAATTGGGTACAATCCTGAAAGAAATAGAGGAACTCGGTATGGTAAAATCACACTGAATTCAGTTTCAGACCCAAACACTGCAAACGTTACTACAATATTACACAGACCTGATTTCATGGAAGTTAACTCTTTTCAACAGGTTCTGATCCAAATAATTTTATGACAACTGGACAAGAATTATCAGAAATACCCAGGAATCTGAAAGGTAAGGGAAgaaatggtgatttcaggcaattCCTTTTACTGGCAAAGTTCTGCTATGATAGCAGAATCACGGTATTTGAAAATGCATATTTGCCCAGAGGTTATCAGAAATTGGGATGCAGCAACTGAAAGGATCTAAGAGCAGGACTAAAAATTGTTGGAACAGTCATCAATTCTTGTGTATTCAGCATAGATTTAAGATTCAATCCATGTGGCTGCTGACATTTCTTGTAATTATGGGGATATTGCATTACTTCATTAAATTCACAACACCCCGTACACACTTGGCAGGATCTTGATACATtgagaaaccctgtacaaacTTGGCAGGAGCCTGACACCCTATGAATCCCCATACACACTTGTCAGGATACTGACACAGTGTGAAACCCTGGACATACCTGGCCAGAGCCTGAGACACTGTGAAGCCCAGTACACACCTGGTAGGATCCTGATATACCGTGAAACCcatacacacctggcaggatcctgatctACTGTCAAAACCTGTACATTCCTGCCTGGATCCTGACACACTGTGAAAGCCCTTACACATCTGACAGGATCCTAGTACACTGTGAAACcccgtacacacctggcaggatcctgatacaGTATGAAACCCCGTATACACCTGGCAGGTTCCTgacacactgtgaaaccctggGCATATCTGAGAGGAGTTTGATACACTGGGAaactgtacacacctggcaggatcctgatacaCGGCAATGCCCCATATACAGTTGGCAGGATTCTGATACACTGAGAAACACTACACACCTGGCAGAGTGCTGATAAACTGCGAAACCCTGTTCagacctggcaggatcctgagaTTAAGGCACGTTCGCATACAATCGCATGTGGCATACGTTTTATGGCTCCGAATGTTCACAACACCTCAGGTAAACCTGGCAAAGTTCTGCTGTGATAGCAGTCAGGCTGCGAGCAGCCGGTGCAGCAACTCCTAACAATATCCAGAACTCTGCTGCATAAACATACCTGACGGATTAAAACATTGAATGACAAGAATCTCCATTGTTCTACAATCAGGATCACATGGTGATTTGTAATGCATACAGTACAGGGCAGCTTGGATTGTATTCACGATTAGAGAAAATATTACCTGCTTGGAAATCCGTAATCAGTAAATTGAGAAACAAGTGAGGATGTCAAACTTCTCTTGGCTTGTTTTGACTGTCAATTGAGTTTTCCATTTTCAACAACGTGGGTCTTACATATTAACGCAAATATCATGAAACATATTTTTTCTTCCAATTGAAGATgttcaacagaaacacaaggagacactccgggtacaaactgaaacactgagagtgaacactatcctaataaaagagaaggttaagattttccagctggttgatcgatacgctgagttaacggttatttctactgttcgagatcggacacttgtagaacatgaactgctggcaagaggccgagaccatgaagaatggagacagaaacatctccggaaagaactggaaaaaatccgaactgatcaattgttccagagcagcttttcccagagaaaatccaaatctgggagttcagcagcagtgagcggagttccaggaattggaaaaacaacaatggtacaaaagattgtttatgactgggccactgggaaaatacacccacactttcaatttgttttcaattttaaattccgggatttgaacattattaactgtagaataaacctaAGGAATTTGATATTGGATCAATATCcgtactttgggaatattctgggagagctctggaagaacccaagaggattgctgtttatattcgatggtttggatgaattcaaggacaggattgattttgccgacaatcggagaaatacagaacctcagtccatgtgcacagatcctgaatgctggtgtgaagtgtctgacattgtgtacagtttaatacagcacaagctgctcccaggatgttcagtgctagtgaccagccgccccactgcattacatttattggaaaaggctgacatcagtgtctgggctgaaatcctgggatttgttggtgatgaacggaaggaatatttcaacaagttatTTGAAGATCAGgcggtggcagcagctgttttcaaacacgtggaggagaacaagatcctgtacaccatgtgttacaacccttcctactgctggatcctcggtctgtcactgggtcccttctttacacaaagagacaggaaacagcagcaagttcccaagaccatcacccaactatattcctactatatttacaacattctgaaaaaccatggccgagagattgaaaacccccgtgatgtgttactgaagcttggtgagatggcctacACAGGAGTCTCcgagaagaagattgtgtttagaaatggagatttgattgagtacaatctacaaccttcccagttcctgtctgggttcctgatggaacttttggagagagatgattctgcccagagtgtggtttacacattcccacacctcaccatccaagagtttgtagctgcactcgCACAATTCCTGACACCAAACCCTGGGGagatcgggaaactcctcagtgaaTCCCACAGTGTGGAAGCTGGacgatttgagatatttctccgttttgttgctggtctctcCTCCCCACGGTCAGCTCGACCCCTGGAggagtttctgggtccatttctGCATCAAACAATCTGTGGAGTGATTGAttgggtgaaggagaaggttgaaggaCAGATTGGGAACATGTGGAGTGAAAGTGGGCAAAGAGGGCTCCTGAACATGTTCCACTACTTatttgagtctcagaataaagcactggctcggaacacagtgggatctgtgaAAATACTTACATTTAGCGgattgcgactgaccccgattgactgtgcggtcctgtctcatgtcattggactctgtgatacaataaaacaccttGATCTGCAGGATTGCCACATTCAGTGTGAAGATCTCCAGCAGCTGCGACCCGTTCTGCACAAATGTCAAGAGTTGAGGTAACTAGCTGTTTGCTCTCATACCTAATATTTTCATTGTTGTGGAACCATTTCCttttttccaaataaaacagaggcaggttcaattgaggaagTCAAGAGGGAAACAATTTCCAATGGTCACAGGGAAAGGATGGGAGAATGGCACCAATTCATATTCGTCATTTGAGAGCAGATGCTGACGCGATGGGCAAATTGGTCTCCCtctgaacctgtaataaatctATGAATTTCTGAtaaaactacagtggttcaagaaggcagattctcgtggGAAAAGagccatgggcaataaatgttttgACTTTTTATTCGATTTATCACTGTCACACGTATtcggatacagtgaaatgtattgttgcatggacgctatatagacaaacccTATCGTCCATTGAGAAGtaaaagagagtgcagactgtagcgTTATAGTTAtaggtagggtgcagagaaaaatcaacttaatgcgaggtaggtccattcaaatgtctgacggcagcagagaagaagatgttgttgagtcagttggtacgtgacctcagccttttgtatcttttctcccacggaagaaggtggcagagagactgtccgggatgtgtggggtctttaattattgctggctactttgctgaggcagcgggaagtgtagacagaatccatggatgggaggctggtttgcgtgatgggttgggctacattcaccttttgcagttccttgcggtcttgggcaaagcagaaaccataccaagatgtgatacaaccagaaagaatgctttctatgatacatCTGCAAACGTTACTGAGAGTCgctgcagacatgccaaatttcctcagtcttctgagaaagtagaggcgttggtgggctttcataactgtagtgtcggcatggggggaccaagacaggttgttagtgatctggacacctaaaaacttgaagctctcgtccATTTGTACTGTGTCCTCGTTGATGGAGATAGGGGCATGTTatgcactatgcttcctgaagtccatgacaatctattttgttttgttgacatggagggaCAGATAGTTTTTTGCCGCAGCAGTTCAGCAAATTTTCtacctcattcttgtactctgtgtcatcattgtttgaggtccaacccactactgtggtgtcatcagcacacTTGGAAATCGAGATGGAGGGGAATGTAGCCATATAGTCATCGGTTGAAAAGGAGtgcagtagggggctgagaacacaaccttgtggggcaccaatattgaggatgatcatggagaaggtgttgttgcctatcctaactgattgtggtctgtgggttaggaagttcaggatccagtcgcagagggagcagTCAAGGCCCAGACAACGTAGatgggagatgagtttcgtaggaataatggtgttgaaagctgagctgtagtcaataaataggagtatgGCAGGGTCTTTGATATCTAGGTGTTCtgaggttgagtgcagggccagggagatggtttctgctgtggacctgttgaggcggtaggcaaactgtagtggatccaggcagtctgggaggctggaattgattcgtgccatgacaaacgttttgaaacacttcataatggtgGGCGTTAGAGCCCTTGGACAATGGTCATAAGGCACGCTGCATGACATTTCTTTGGTATTGGGACGATGGTCGTCTTCGTgatgcagatagggacctcaggttgttgtaaagagagtcTGAAGACGCCTGTGAATTCCCTTGCCAGCTGACCTGCACAGAAACTGAGTGTTTGTCTGAGTACCACagccgggccagtcgctttccgtgggttgaccttcaagaagtttgctctgacatctgcaatggtgacctcagatataggttcatccgaggcttccaggagGGAAGGTGTGCTCtcgtgacctcttgctcaaaacgggcatataatgcattgagctcatcagggaggggtgcattggagctggagattttacatgccttcatcttgtagtctgttGTATCTTGCAGGCATTGCCATAGCCAGCAGacgtccgtgtggctagcctgggactgtaGCTCAGTCCGGTAGtatcttttggcatctttaatgGATCTCCTTTGATCGTGTCTGGCTTTCCTGTATTGTTCAGGGTCCCTGATTTGAAcatctcagacctagacttcagcaaacaGTAGATATCCCTGTTCAACCTTGGTTTCCGGTTGGGCAACACGTGGATctgtttctttggcacacagaCTTGTATCGGGACAATGGCCCTTTATAAGATCACTGGTGACATCTTCACTCAGGGTGGCAGTGGAGGTTCAGTCTTGTATTAAACCTTACCGTGTGCATTTATGAAAATAAACCTCTCTCAAGTTGCATCAACccacaagtttttttaaaatcctattGTTCTGACTGCAGGCCCGTAAAAGGTCAGTACAAAATACTCTCCATCTCAactgcaggcagagcattccagacctgaacaacTCACTGGTAAAACAAGATTTTTTTGTCACAttacattttctgattttacaaatcactttaaaccttgttcttgatccttgtaGGAGCAGCAACAATGTTTtactatctgctctgtccagcaccctcacgattttgaatattttttaatcaAATCTCTTCTGAGTATCCTTCgctccaagaagaacagtcccaacttcttcaATCGATCCTcgtaactctctccaatgtgttctaaGCCCTCCGAAAGGATGACGCCCAGAACAGAGATCTAACAGATGTATTTTACAGGTTCAGCacagcctccttgctcttgtactctatgcccctattgactatgttacgatcccagctgacTACTGGACAGTCAGATCTCAGAGCAGAATACCGGTTCAGTAAGTTATAACTTTATttcttaaagttttaaaatggATGACCAGAATAACAGGGCTGTCAATTAACTTTTCGCAAAATACTCGATGTTTATTTGTTCAGAAAAGATTAGCTACAAGAttagatcttggggtccatatccacagatctcgaaaggttgccactcaagtggatagagctgtgaagaaggcctatagtgtgttagcttttattaacagggggttggagttcagcagccgtggggttatgctgcaactgtacaggaacttggtgagaccacatttggaatattgtgcgcagttctggtcacctcactataagaaggatgtggaagcgctggaaagagtgcagaggagatttagcaggatgctgcctggtttggagggtaggtcttatgaggaaaggttgagggagctagggcttttctctctggagcggaggaggctgaggggagacttaatagaggtttataaaatgatgaaggggatagatagagtgaacgttcaaagacgatttcctcggatggatggagctattacaagggggcataactatagggttcgtggtgggagatataggaaggatatcagaggtaggttctttacgcagagagtggttggggtgtggaatggactgcctgcagtgatagtggagtcagacactttaggaccattgaagcggttattggataggcacatggagcacaccaggatgatagggagtgggatagcttgatcttggtttcagataaagctcggcacaacatcgtgggccgaagggcctgttctgtgctgtactgttctataatgCAACACTACTTCACGCATCTTACTTCACAGATGTAAACAGATTTGTATGCAtgacacaatttacaaaatagatCTTATACTCCAATGTTCTCAGCAATTACACATCAAATGTAAATCAACAACCcagctgtggtcagacacaccacactctgcaACTAAGTGACAGATACCCACCCAA includes these proteins:
- the LOC144482166 gene encoding NACHT, LRR and PYD domains-containing protein 3-like; this translates as MTEGSDPASSTRMKMDADPNSTLTEFFTNCNDYQLFQLTKFYRDRLEQAIEEGVEGLALMLIGEDHFSGQEYQKVSELVVKGNRVDSSKLLLNLVMEKDSQARRMMWKSFVKMHHSLRKLGTILKEIEELGSDPNNFMTTGQELSEIPRNLKDVQQKHKETLRVQTETLRVNTILIKEKVKIFQLVDRYAELTVISTVRDRTLVEHELLARGRDHEEWRQKHLRKELEKIRTDQLFQSSFSQRKSKSGSSAAVSGVPGIGKTTMVQKIVYDWATGKIHPHFQFVFNFKFRDLNIINCRINLRNLILDQYPYFGNILGELWKNPRGLLFIFDGLDEFKDRIDFADNRRNTEPQSMCTDPECWCEVSDIVYSLIQHKLLPGCSVLVTSRPTALHLLEKADISVWAEILGFVGDERKEYFNKLFEDQAVAAAVFKHVEENKILYTMCYNPSYCWILGLSLGPFFTQRDRKQQQVPKTITQLYSYYIYNILKNHGREIENPRDVLLKLGEMAYTGVSEKKIVFRNGDLIEYNLQPSQFLSGFLMELLERDDSAQSVVYTFPHLTIQEFVAALAQFLTPNPGEIGKLLSESHSVEAGRFEIFLRFVAGLSSPRSARPLEEFLGPFLHQTICGVIDWVKEKVEGQIGNMWSESGQRGLLNMFHYLFESQNKALARNTVGSVKILTFSGLRLTPIDCAVLSHVIGLCDTIKHLDLQDCHIQCEDLQQLRPVLHKCQELSLSDNNLGDSGIKLLSAVLRNSECKIQKLSLHSNDLTDSCAEDLASALSTDQSLRSLDLRSNFFKDQSVPALCRLIQTCRSLERIWLSYNAFSPNGKRHLESLRESRPGLEVTV